Proteins encoded in a region of the Streptomyces sp. PCS3-D2 genome:
- a CDS encoding malate dehydrogenase, whose translation MTRTPVNVTVTGAAGQIGYALLFRIASGHLLGADVPVKLRLLEIPQGMKAAEGTAMELDDCAFPLLAGIDIFDDPNKGFDGANVALLVGARPRTAGMERGDLLAANGGIFKPQGQAINAHAADDIKVLVVGNPANTNALIAQAAAPDVPAERFTAMTRLDHNRAISQLAAKTGAAVSDIKRLTIWGNHSATQYPDIFHAEIAGKNAAEVVADQAWLADTFIPTVAKRGAAIIDARGASSAASAANAAIDHVHTWVNGTAEGDWTSMGIPSDGSYGVPAGLISSFPVTCKDGAYEIVQGLDVNEFSRARIDASVKELSEERDAVRELGLI comes from the coding sequence ATGACCCGCACTCCTGTGAATGTCACCGTCACCGGCGCCGCCGGCCAGATCGGCTACGCGCTGCTCTTCCGTATCGCGTCCGGCCACCTGCTCGGCGCGGACGTGCCGGTCAAGCTCCGGCTCCTGGAGATCCCCCAGGGAATGAAGGCCGCCGAGGGCACCGCCATGGAGCTCGACGACTGCGCCTTCCCGCTGCTCGCCGGCATCGACATCTTCGACGACCCGAACAAGGGCTTCGACGGCGCCAACGTCGCGCTGCTCGTGGGCGCCCGTCCGCGTACCGCGGGCATGGAACGCGGCGACCTGCTCGCCGCCAACGGCGGCATCTTCAAGCCGCAGGGCCAGGCCATCAACGCGCACGCCGCGGACGACATCAAGGTCCTGGTCGTGGGCAACCCGGCCAACACCAACGCGCTCATCGCGCAGGCCGCCGCCCCGGACGTACCGGCCGAGCGCTTCACCGCGATGACCCGCCTGGACCACAACCGCGCGATCTCGCAGCTGGCCGCCAAGACCGGTGCCGCCGTCTCCGACATCAAGCGCCTCACGATCTGGGGCAACCACTCGGCGACCCAGTACCCGGACATCTTCCACGCGGAGATCGCCGGCAAGAACGCCGCCGAGGTCGTGGCCGACCAGGCGTGGCTCGCCGACACCTTCATCCCGACCGTCGCCAAGCGCGGCGCCGCGATCATCGACGCCCGCGGTGCGTCCTCCGCGGCCTCGGCCGCCAACGCGGCCATCGACCACGTGCACACCTGGGTCAACGGCACCGCCGAGGGCGACTGGACCTCGATGGGCATCCCGTCGGACGGCTCCTACGGCGTCCCGGCCGGCCTGATCTCCTCCTTCCCCGTCACCTGCAAGGACGGCGCGTACGAGATCGTCCAGGGCCTGGACGTCAACGAGTTCTCCCGCGCCCGCATCGACGCCTCCGTCAAGGAGCTGTCGGAGGAGCGCGACGCGGTCCGCGAGCTCGGCCTGATCTGA
- a CDS encoding 2'-5' RNA ligase family protein, whose product MGTVTLGVSIAVPEPYGSRLQELRAGFGDVAAHGIPTHVTLVPPTEVEADRLPAIRAHLAEVAARFRPFPMRLGGTGTFRPVSPVVFVRIAEGVEGCTRLQGEVRDPAGPLSRELAFPYHPHVTVAHGISDEAMDVAFTTLAEYAAAWVCAGFALYEQGSDGVWRKLREYPFGSGAMGVPAQPGSPVDQTAGAAGATTVRPS is encoded by the coding sequence GTGGGGACCGTAACGCTCGGCGTTTCGATCGCGGTCCCGGAGCCGTACGGCAGCCGGCTCCAGGAGCTGCGCGCGGGCTTCGGGGACGTCGCCGCCCACGGCATCCCCACGCACGTCACCCTCGTACCGCCGACGGAGGTGGAGGCGGACCGGCTCCCGGCGATCCGGGCCCACCTCGCCGAGGTCGCCGCCCGCTTCCGGCCCTTCCCGATGCGGCTGGGCGGGACGGGAACCTTCCGGCCCGTCTCGCCGGTCGTCTTCGTCCGGATCGCCGAGGGCGTCGAGGGCTGCACCCGGCTCCAGGGCGAGGTCCGCGACCCCGCCGGGCCGCTCAGCCGCGAGCTCGCCTTCCCGTACCACCCGCACGTCACCGTCGCCCACGGCATCTCCGACGAGGCGATGGACGTGGCGTTCACGACGCTGGCCGAGTACGCCGCCGCGTGGGTGTGCGCGGGGTTCGCCCTCTACGAGCAGGGCTCCGACGGGGTCTGGCGCAAGCTGCGTGAATACCCTTTCGGGAGTGGGGCCATGGGAGTTCCGGCACAGCCGGGCTCCCCCGTCGACCAGACCGCCGGGGCGGCGGGGGCGACGACCGTACGGCCTTCCTGA
- a CDS encoding YihY/virulence factor BrkB family protein translates to MDWLTKLPVIGPLADRLMKTHAWRSYERLDRVHWTRLAAAITFISFLALFPLITVAAAVGAALLSPEQLDRLEKNLAEQVPGISDQLDINGLVANAATIGLVAGALLLFTGIGWVGSMRDCLRAVWDKDDEDDGNPIVRKGKDGLVLLGLGGVGLLSAAASILGSSAVGKSADWLGIPREGPGGALLRSLAFLVGVVAAFLVLLYVLTLLPGVEPPRGRLIQAALIGAAGFELLKLLLSGYMREVAAKSMYGAFGVPVALLLWINFMAKLLLYVSAWTATRDGEADVEAEAEADTDEAAADEPPPGATAPHRAP, encoded by the coding sequence ATGGACTGGCTGACGAAACTCCCGGTGATCGGGCCGCTGGCGGACCGTCTGATGAAGACGCACGCGTGGCGCTCGTACGAACGCCTCGACCGCGTCCATTGGACCCGACTCGCCGCCGCGATCACCTTCATCAGCTTCCTCGCGCTCTTCCCCCTGATCACCGTGGCCGCGGCCGTCGGCGCGGCGCTGCTCAGCCCCGAGCAACTGGACCGGCTGGAGAAGAACCTCGCCGAACAGGTCCCCGGCATCTCCGACCAGCTCGACATCAACGGGCTCGTCGCGAACGCGGCCACGATCGGTCTCGTTGCCGGCGCCCTCCTCCTCTTCACCGGCATCGGCTGGGTGGGCTCGATGCGGGACTGCCTGCGCGCGGTGTGGGACAAGGACGACGAGGACGACGGGAACCCGATCGTCCGCAAGGGCAAGGACGGGCTCGTCCTGCTCGGCCTCGGCGGGGTGGGCCTGCTCTCCGCGGCGGCCTCGATCCTCGGCTCCAGCGCGGTCGGGAAGTCCGCGGACTGGCTCGGCATCCCGCGCGAGGGGCCCGGCGGCGCGCTGCTGCGCTCCCTCGCCTTCCTGGTCGGTGTGGTGGCGGCCTTCCTGGTGCTGCTGTACGTCCTGACCCTGCTGCCCGGCGTCGAACCGCCCAGGGGCCGCCTGATCCAGGCCGCCCTGATCGGAGCGGCGGGCTTCGAGCTGCTGAAGCTGCTGCTCAGCGGCTACATGCGGGAGGTCGCGGCGAAGAGCATGTACGGGGCCTTCGGCGTGCCGGTCGCCCTGCTGCTCTGGATCAACTTCATGGCGAAACTCCTGCTGTACGTCTCCGCCTGGACGGCAACCCGCGACGGCGAGGCCGACGTCGAAGCCGAAGCCGAAGCCGACACCGACGAGGCCGCCGCCGACGAGCCCCCGCCGGGGGCCACGGCGCCGCACCGGGCGCCGTGA
- a CDS encoding PLP-dependent aminotransferase family protein, whose translation MTDPWATFGADLHLELSAGRGLRAGLTEALREAARSGRLAAGTRLPSSRTLAADLGIARNTVAEAYAELVAEGWLTARQGSGTRVARRARPRRAATAAPVRRAVRGGPAYSLLPGSPDLGGFPRAAWLSAARRALTDAPNEAFGYATDGRGRVELRKALAGYLARARGVYADPDRIVLCAGFLHGLKLLAAVLRARRVREVAVEGYGLDFHRAELVGAGLRTRPLGVDEEGARTGELTAAAGAVLLTPAHQFPTGAALTPARRAAAVDWARTTGGLILEDDYDGEFRYDRQPVGALQGLDPDRVVYLGTASKSLAPGLRIGWMVLPADLVEEVAAAKGYTDWTSSAPDQLTLAEFIESGAYDRHVRGMRLRYRRRRDELVAAVAGRVAGVSGIAAGLHAVLDLPAGTERSVLQSAAWQDLALHGLSGFRHPQAELPPRDALVVGYGTPSDSAWSPTLAALVAALP comes from the coding sequence ATGACGGATCCTTGGGCCACTTTCGGCGCCGACCTGCACCTGGAGCTCTCCGCCGGGCGCGGCCTGCGGGCCGGGCTGACCGAGGCACTGCGCGAGGCCGCGCGCAGCGGGCGGCTGGCGGCCGGCACCCGGCTGCCGTCCTCCCGCACCCTCGCCGCGGATCTGGGCATCGCCCGCAACACGGTCGCCGAGGCGTATGCCGAGCTCGTCGCCGAGGGCTGGCTCACAGCCCGCCAGGGCTCGGGCACGCGGGTCGCCCGGCGGGCGCGCCCGCGCCGGGCGGCGACCGCCGCCCCGGTCCGGCGCGCCGTGCGCGGCGGACCGGCCTACAGCCTGCTCCCCGGCAGCCCCGACCTGGGCGGATTCCCGCGCGCGGCCTGGCTGTCGGCGGCCCGGCGGGCGCTGACCGACGCCCCGAACGAGGCCTTCGGCTACGCCACCGACGGCCGCGGCCGCGTCGAGCTGCGGAAGGCGCTGGCGGGCTACCTGGCACGGGCGCGCGGCGTGTACGCGGACCCGGACCGGATCGTGCTGTGCGCGGGGTTCCTGCACGGGCTGAAGCTGCTCGCGGCGGTGCTGCGGGCGCGCCGGGTCCGGGAGGTCGCGGTGGAGGGGTACGGCCTGGACTTCCACCGGGCCGAGCTGGTGGGGGCCGGGCTGCGGACCAGGCCGCTCGGGGTGGACGAGGAGGGGGCCCGTACCGGGGAGCTGACGGCCGCGGCGGGCGCGGTGCTGCTGACCCCGGCCCACCAGTTCCCGACGGGCGCGGCCCTGACCCCGGCCCGCCGGGCGGCAGCGGTCGACTGGGCCCGGACCACCGGCGGCCTGATCCTGGAGGACGACTACGACGGGGAGTTCCGCTACGACAGGCAGCCGGTGGGAGCCCTGCAGGGCCTGGATCCGGACCGGGTGGTGTACCTCGGCACGGCCAGCAAGTCGCTCGCCCCGGGGCTGCGGATCGGCTGGATGGTGCTCCCGGCGGACCTGGTGGAGGAGGTGGCCGCCGCGAAGGGGTACACCGACTGGACCTCCAGCGCCCCGGACCAGCTGACGCTGGCGGAGTTCATCGAATCCGGGGCGTACGACCGTCATGTGCGCGGGATGCGGCTGCGCTACCGGCGACGGCGGGACGAGCTGGTGGCGGCGGTGGCAGGCCGGGTCGCGGGCGTGTCCGGGATCGCGGCGGGCCTGCACGCGGTGCTGGACCTCCCGGCGGGCACGGAGCGGTCGGTGCTGCAGTCGGCGGCCTGGCAGGACCTGGCCCTGCACGGGCTCTCCGGCTTCCGCCACCCGCAGGCCGAACTCCCGCCGCGGGACGCGCTGGTCGTCGGCTACGGGACCCCGTCGGACAGTGCCTGGTCCCCGACCCTCGCGGCACTGGTCGCGGCGCTGCCGTGA
- the trpS gene encoding tryptophan--tRNA ligase: MASDRPRALSGIQPTSGSFHLGNYLGAIRQYVALQETHDAFYMVVDLHAITVPQDPKDLRANTRLSAAQLLAAGLDPERCTLFVQSHVPEHAQLGWVMNCITGFGEASRMTQFKDKSAKGGVNSASVGLFTYPILQVADILLYQANAVPVGEDQRQHIELTRDLAERFNQRFGPTFTLPQAHIVKEVAKIYDLQDPAIKMSKSASSPKGLINLLDEAKVTEKKIKSAVTDTEAEIRFDAEKKPGVSNLLTIYSTLTGESVPALEERYAGKGYGALKTDLAAVMVDFVTPFKQRTQEYLDDPETLDSLLAKGAEKARAVAAETLAQAYDRLGLLPAKH, encoded by the coding sequence ATGGCTTCTGATCGTCCTCGCGCGCTCTCCGGCATCCAGCCCACCTCCGGTTCGTTCCACCTCGGGAACTACCTCGGAGCGATCCGCCAGTACGTCGCCCTCCAGGAGACGCACGACGCGTTCTACATGGTCGTCGACCTGCACGCGATCACCGTGCCGCAGGACCCGAAGGACCTGCGCGCGAACACCCGCCTGTCGGCCGCGCAGCTGCTGGCCGCCGGCCTGGACCCCGAGCGCTGCACGCTCTTCGTCCAGAGCCACGTCCCCGAGCACGCGCAGCTCGGTTGGGTGATGAACTGCATCACCGGCTTCGGCGAGGCCAGTCGGATGACCCAGTTCAAGGACAAGTCCGCCAAGGGCGGCGTCAACAGCGCCAGTGTCGGCCTCTTCACGTACCCGATCCTCCAGGTCGCCGACATCCTGCTCTACCAGGCGAACGCGGTTCCCGTCGGCGAGGACCAGCGCCAGCACATCGAGCTGACCCGCGACCTGGCCGAGCGCTTCAACCAGCGCTTCGGCCCGACCTTCACCCTCCCGCAGGCGCACATCGTCAAGGAGGTCGCGAAGATCTACGACCTCCAGGACCCGGCGATCAAGATGTCGAAGTCGGCGTCGTCGCCCAAGGGCCTGATCAACCTCCTCGACGAGGCCAAGGTCACCGAGAAGAAGATCAAGAGCGCGGTCACGGACACCGAGGCCGAGATCCGCTTCGACGCCGAGAAGAAGCCCGGCGTCAGCAACCTGCTCACGATCTACTCCACCCTCACGGGCGAGTCCGTCCCCGCCCTGGAGGAGCGGTACGCCGGCAAGGGCTACGGCGCGCTGAAGACGGACCTGGCCGCCGTGATGGTCGATTTCGTCACACCTTTCAAGCAGCGCACCCAGGAGTACCTGGACGACCCGGAGACGCTGGACTCGCTCCTGGCCAAGGGCGCGGAGAAGGCAAGGGCGGTCGCCGCGGAGACGCTCGCGCAGGCCTACGACCGCCTGGGCCTGCTGCCCGCCAAGCACTGA
- the glyA gene encoding serine hydroxymethyltransferase, whose product MSASRHPALSATDPELASHVAAEEVLQAETLRLIPSENYVSAAVLEASGTVLQNKYSEGYPGRRYYEGQQNIDRVEALAIERAKGLFGVDHANVQPYSGSPANLAVYLAFAQPGDTVMGMALPMGGHLTHGWGVSATGSWFRGVQYGVRADTGLIDYDAVRELALAERPKLIFCGGTALPRTIDFAAFAEIAREAGSVLVADVAHIAGLIAGGAHPSPAGHVDVISTTTHKTLRGPRGAMLMCREEHAKAIDRAVFPGLQGGPHNQTTAGIAVALHEAAQPSFVRYAHAVVANARALAAALLERGFDLVSGGTDNHLILIDLTGKEVPGKVAAKALDRAGIVVNHNTVPFDPRKPFDPSGVRIGTPSLTSRGLSTEHMPLVADWIARAVDAAARPDETALKAIRAEVADLMAAFPAPGLPLS is encoded by the coding sequence GTGTCCGCGAGCCGCCATCCCGCCCTGTCCGCGACCGATCCGGAACTGGCGTCCCACGTCGCCGCGGAGGAAGTCCTCCAGGCGGAGACCCTGCGCCTGATCCCCAGCGAGAACTACGTGTCCGCGGCCGTCCTGGAGGCCTCCGGGACCGTGCTGCAGAACAAGTACAGCGAGGGGTACCCGGGCCGCCGCTACTACGAGGGCCAGCAGAACATCGACCGGGTCGAGGCACTGGCGATCGAGCGGGCCAAGGGCCTGTTCGGCGTGGACCACGCCAACGTGCAGCCGTACTCCGGCTCCCCGGCCAACCTGGCCGTGTACCTGGCCTTCGCGCAGCCCGGCGACACGGTCATGGGCATGGCCCTGCCGATGGGCGGCCACCTGACGCACGGCTGGGGGGTCTCGGCGACGGGCTCGTGGTTTCGCGGCGTGCAGTACGGCGTCCGCGCCGACACGGGTCTGATCGACTACGACGCGGTGCGCGAGCTGGCCCTCGCCGAGCGGCCCAAGCTGATCTTCTGCGGCGGCACCGCCCTGCCGAGGACCATCGACTTCGCCGCCTTCGCGGAGATCGCGCGCGAGGCGGGCTCGGTCCTGGTCGCGGACGTCGCCCACATCGCCGGCCTGATCGCGGGCGGCGCGCACCCGTCCCCGGCGGGGCACGTGGACGTCATCTCCACCACGACCCACAAGACCCTGCGCGGTCCCCGCGGCGCGATGCTGATGTGCCGCGAGGAGCACGCGAAGGCGATCGACAGGGCGGTTTTCCCCGGCCTGCAGGGCGGTCCGCACAACCAGACCACGGCCGGCATCGCGGTGGCCCTGCACGAGGCGGCCCAGCCGTCCTTCGTCCGGTACGCGCACGCGGTCGTCGCCAACGCCCGGGCGCTGGCCGCCGCCCTGCTGGAGCGTGGCTTCGACCTGGTGTCGGGCGGTACGGACAACCACCTGATCCTGATCGACCTGACGGGCAAGGAGGTGCCGGGCAAGGTCGCCGCCAAGGCCCTGGACCGGGCGGGGATCGTCGTGAACCACAACACGGTGCCGTTCGACCCGCGCAAGCCGTTCGATCCCTCGGGGGTGCGGATCGGCACACCGTCCCTGACCTCGCGCGGGCTGTCCACGGAGCACATGCCGCTGGTGGCCGACTGGATCGCCCGCGCGGTCGACGCGGCCGCGCGGCCCGACGAGACGGCGCTCAAGGCGATCCGGGCCGAGGTCGCCGATCTGATGGCCGCCTTCCCGGCGCCGGGCCTTCCGCTGTCGTAG
- a CDS encoding glutathionylspermidine synthase family protein, protein MQRHTIEPRADWQKTVEEQGLIYPLTRYPDDSLRPYWDESAYYSFSLPEVEALEDVVEDLHAMCLAAAAHIIEHDRFADLGITDPKLAAMIAESWRRRAEQPFVYGRFDLRYDGTGSPAKMLEYNADTPTSLVEAASAQWFWMEERFPGADQWNSLHERLVDAWRRQAELLPPGLLHFAHSETDEIGEDLMTVAYLQETADQAGLQTHALSVEQIGWDSLSGRFVDDRLRFIRSCFKLYPWEWLATDEFGPQVLDTYDHGGGSGTTAWIEPLWKMLLSNKALLAILWELFPEHPNLLPAYLDGPRELAEPGSAGYVAKPLLGREGAGVTLHEPGPDGEPFVAEPGERYCFQGLAPLPDFDGNRVVLGAWVVEDEAAGLGIRESAGPVTDAYARFLPHVIV, encoded by the coding sequence ATGCAGCGGCACACCATCGAGCCCCGCGCCGACTGGCAGAAGACGGTCGAGGAGCAGGGGCTGATCTACCCCCTCACCCGCTACCCCGACGACTCGCTGCGCCCCTACTGGGACGAGAGCGCCTACTACTCCTTCTCCCTCCCCGAGGTCGAGGCCCTGGAGGACGTCGTCGAGGATCTGCACGCGATGTGCCTGGCCGCGGCCGCGCACATCATCGAGCACGACCGCTTCGCCGACCTCGGCATCACCGACCCGAAGCTCGCCGCGATGATCGCCGAGTCCTGGCGCCGCCGTGCCGAGCAGCCCTTCGTCTACGGGCGCTTCGACCTGCGCTACGACGGCACCGGCAGCCCGGCCAAGATGCTGGAGTACAACGCCGACACGCCGACCTCGCTCGTGGAGGCCGCCAGCGCGCAGTGGTTCTGGATGGAGGAGCGCTTCCCCGGAGCCGACCAGTGGAACTCCCTCCACGAACGCCTCGTCGACGCCTGGCGCCGCCAGGCGGAGCTGCTGCCCCCCGGCCTGCTGCATTTCGCGCACTCCGAGACCGACGAGATCGGCGAGGACCTGATGACGGTCGCCTACCTCCAGGAGACCGCCGACCAGGCCGGCCTGCAGACCCACGCCCTGTCCGTGGAGCAGATCGGCTGGGACAGCCTGTCCGGGCGGTTCGTCGACGACCGGCTCCGGTTCATCCGCAGTTGCTTCAAGCTCTACCCGTGGGAGTGGCTGGCGACCGACGAGTTCGGCCCGCAGGTCCTCGACACCTACGACCACGGCGGCGGCTCCGGCACCACGGCCTGGATCGAGCCGCTGTGGAAGATGCTGCTCTCCAACAAGGCGCTGCTCGCGATCCTGTGGGAGCTCTTCCCGGAGCACCCGAACCTGCTGCCCGCCTATCTCGACGGGCCGCGCGAACTCGCGGAGCCCGGATCGGCCGGCTACGTGGCCAAGCCCCTCCTCGGCCGCGAGGGCGCGGGCGTCACCCTCCACGAGCCGGGCCCGGACGGCGAGCCGTTCGTAGCGGAGCCGGGGGAGCGGTACTGCTTCCAGGGACTGGCTCCGCTGCCCGACTTCGACGGCAACCGGGTGGTGCTCGGCGCGTGGGTGGTCGAGGACGAGGCGGCGGGGCTCGGCATCCGCGAATCCGCGGGGCCGGTCACGGACGCGTACGCCCGCTTCCTGCCCCACGTCATCGTCTAG
- a CDS encoding carboxymuconolactone decarboxylase family protein gives MTTTAEGRQAHPQTDSHTHPHAHAHAHAHAPEHTPRMNLAKLAPEAYKAVLALEIASKKGLDPSLVELVKIRASQINRCAFCLDMHTKDAVAAGESVERIVQLAAWEESRHFYTEKELAAIELTEAVTVLTDGFVPDEVYAKAAVHFEERELAQLITVIATINVWNRFGVTTRMVPGHYKPGMYKA, from the coding sequence ATGACCACCACCGCAGAGGGCCGGCAGGCCCACCCGCAGACCGACTCCCACACCCACCCGCATGCCCACGCCCATGCCCATGCCCATGCCCCCGAGCACACGCCCCGCATGAACCTGGCGAAGCTCGCCCCCGAGGCCTACAAGGCCGTCCTGGCTCTGGAGATCGCCTCCAAGAAGGGCCTGGATCCGTCCCTCGTCGAGCTCGTCAAGATCCGCGCCTCGCAGATCAACCGCTGCGCCTTCTGCCTCGACATGCACACCAAGGACGCGGTCGCCGCGGGCGAGAGCGTCGAGCGCATCGTGCAGTTGGCCGCCTGGGAGGAGTCGCGGCACTTCTACACCGAGAAGGAGCTCGCAGCGATCGAGCTGACCGAGGCCGTCACCGTCCTGACCGACGGTTTCGTGCCCGACGAGGTGTACGCGAAGGCCGCGGTGCACTTCGAGGAACGCGAGCTGGCCCAGCTGATCACGGTGATCGCGACGATCAACGTGTGGAACCGCTTCGGTGTGACCACCCGCATGGTGCCGGGTCACTACAAGCCCGGCATGTACAAGGCCTGA
- the rocD gene encoding ornithine--oxo-acid transaminase, with protein MSTTAAAIRSADAHSAHNYHPLPVVVATAEGAWMTDVEGRRYLDMLAGYSALNFGHGNRRLIDAARAQLERVTLTSRAFHHDRFADFCTELAALCGKEMVLPMNTGAEAVETAVKTARKWGYEVKGVPDGHAKIVVAADNFHGRTTTIVSFSTDHDARDHFGPYTPGFEIVPYGDLTALSHAVTENTVAVLLEPIQGEAGVLVPPAGYLAGVRELTRERNVLFMADEIQSGLGRTGRTFACEHEGVVPDVYILGKALGGGVVPVSAVVADRDVLGVFGPGQHGSTFGGNPLACAVALEVIAMLRTGEFQQRATELGDHLHRELNLLVGGGAVTAVRGRGLWAGVDIDPSRGTGREISEKLMELGVLVKDTHGSTIRIAPPLVITKEDLDWGLDQLRSVLGG; from the coding sequence GTGTCGACAACAGCTGCTGCCATCCGCTCCGCCGACGCGCACAGCGCGCACAACTACCACCCGCTGCCCGTCGTCGTCGCGACCGCGGAAGGCGCGTGGATGACCGACGTGGAGGGTCGCAGATACCTCGACATGCTCGCCGGGTACTCCGCGCTCAACTTCGGGCACGGCAACCGCCGTCTGATCGACGCGGCGCGGGCCCAGCTGGAACGGGTGACGCTCACCTCGCGCGCCTTCCACCACGACCGGTTCGCCGACTTCTGCACCGAACTCGCCGCGCTGTGCGGCAAGGAGATGGTGCTGCCCATGAACACCGGCGCGGAGGCGGTGGAGACGGCGGTGAAGACCGCCCGCAAGTGGGGTTACGAGGTCAAGGGCGTCCCGGACGGGCACGCCAAGATCGTGGTGGCCGCCGACAACTTCCACGGCCGGACCACGACGATCGTGTCCTTCTCGACCGACCACGACGCCCGCGACCACTTCGGGCCGTACACGCCCGGCTTCGAGATCGTCCCGTACGGGGACCTCACCGCGCTGTCGCACGCCGTCACGGAGAACACCGTGGCCGTGCTGCTGGAGCCGATCCAGGGCGAGGCGGGGGTGCTGGTGCCGCCCGCCGGGTACCTGGCCGGCGTACGGGAGCTGACCCGCGAGCGGAACGTGCTCTTCATGGCCGACGAGATCCAGTCGGGGCTCGGCCGGACCGGCCGGACCTTCGCCTGCGAGCACGAGGGCGTCGTCCCGGACGTCTACATCCTCGGCAAGGCGCTCGGCGGCGGTGTGGTGCCGGTGTCGGCGGTGGTCGCCGACCGGGACGTGCTGGGGGTGTTCGGACCCGGCCAGCACGGCTCCACCTTCGGGGGGAACCCGCTCGCGTGCGCCGTCGCCCTGGAGGTGATCGCGATGCTGCGGACCGGCGAGTTCCAGCAGCGGGCCACCGAACTGGGCGACCACCTCCACCGCGAGCTGAACCTGCTCGTCGGCGGGGGCGCGGTGACCGCCGTACGCGGCCGGGGGCTGTGGGCGGGCGTCGACATCGACCCGTCCCGCGGTACGGGCCGGGAGATCTCCGAGAAGCTGATGGAGCTCGGGGTGCTCGTGAAGGACACCCACGGATCGACGATCCGGATCGCCCCGCCGCTGGTGATCACCAAGGAGGATCTGGACTGGGGCCTGGACCAGCTCCGGTCGGTGCTCGGCGGGTAG